The following proteins are co-located in the Lentibacillus sp. JNUCC-1 genome:
- a CDS encoding ABC transporter substrate-binding protein gives MKKLFGLLVFVALAAFVVACGSNNSDETSGNGGNSGDSGDNGGATGEVEIFSWWTGAGEEEGLLALIEQFEEEHSDITVENAAVAGGAGTNAKAVLATRMQGDDPPSTFQVHGGEELNKSWVAADKMQPLNDLFEKNEWMDKFPEDLIDLVSADGDIYSVPLNIHRGNPVFYNMEVFEEHGIEPPKTFDEFFDAAEKLQDAGVTPLALGDKESWPATQIFENVLLGVLGPDDYDKLFKGEIAFDDERVVEAAETFGKMLDYVNEDHSSRNWQDSAQLVSSGEAAMINMGDWAKGYFVNDLKMETNKDFGYFAFPETEGTFQIITDTFGLPKGVENPEEVKTFLTFLGSVEAQDTFNPIKGSIPARVDADPEKYDAYGQDTIEDFKTARLVPSLAHGSAASEGFLTKANQAVNIFVTQRDVDNFIQALQNAAPEM, from the coding sequence GTGAAGAAATTATTTGGGTTACTCGTTTTTGTGGCACTGGCTGCCTTTGTTGTGGCCTGTGGATCCAACAATTCCGATGAAACAAGCGGGAACGGCGGAAACTCCGGCGATTCCGGGGACAACGGCGGGGCCACAGGGGAAGTTGAGATCTTCAGCTGGTGGACAGGTGCTGGTGAAGAAGAAGGTTTGCTCGCATTAATTGAACAATTTGAAGAAGAGCATTCTGATATTACAGTTGAAAACGCTGCTGTTGCGGGCGGTGCCGGCACGAACGCCAAAGCTGTTCTGGCAACAAGAATGCAGGGTGACGATCCGCCTTCAACATTCCAGGTTCATGGCGGGGAAGAACTGAACAAGAGCTGGGTTGCTGCTGATAAAATGCAGCCGCTCAACGATCTGTTTGAGAAAAATGAATGGATGGATAAGTTTCCGGAAGATTTGATTGACCTTGTCAGTGCAGACGGAGATATCTACTCTGTTCCATTAAACATACACCGTGGAAACCCGGTATTTTACAACATGGAAGTGTTTGAAGAGCATGGCATCGAACCGCCAAAGACATTTGATGAGTTCTTTGATGCAGCTGAAAAGCTTCAAGATGCAGGGGTAACACCACTGGCATTGGGTGATAAAGAATCATGGCCTGCTACCCAAATCTTTGAAAATGTGCTGCTCGGCGTACTCGGGCCAGACGACTACGATAAGCTTTTCAAAGGTGAAATTGCTTTTGACGATGAGCGTGTTGTCGAGGCAGCAGAAACATTCGGTAAAATGCTTGATTACGTGAATGAAGATCACTCTTCCCGTAACTGGCAGGATTCAGCCCAGCTTGTTTCCAGCGGGGAAGCAGCGATGATCAATATGGGTGACTGGGCCAAAGGGTATTTTGTAAATGACTTGAAGATGGAAACGAATAAAGACTTTGGTTACTTCGCTTTCCCTGAAACAGAGGGAACATTCCAGATCATCACAGATACATTCGGCTTGCCAAAGGGTGTTGAAAATCCTGAAGAAGTGAAGACATTCCTGACGTTCCTCGGCTCAGTTGAGGCACAGGATACATTCAATCCGATCAAGGGTTCAATCCCGGCAAGAGTCGATGCTGATCCTGAGAAGTATGATGCGTATGGACAGGATACAATTGAAGACTTTAAGACCGCTCGTCTTGTGCCAAGTCTGGCGCACGGATCTGCAGCTTCAGAAGGGTTTTTGACAAAAGCAAACCAGGCCGTCAATATCTTTGTAACACAGAGAGATGTTGATAACTTCATTCAGGCACTGCAAAACGCAGCACCGGAAATGTAA
- a CDS encoding response regulator — MRILIAEDELLERKAMKKFIEVNFSDMEVVGEAANGRQAIELAAAANPDIIFMDIKMPGINGLEAIEKIMATNPSVRFILVSAYDSFDYAKQAMRYGVRDYILKPGKKDEIVKALLRIKKEIQLEQQDEMEKLASRRLSKESFLIKLTKHPVGDEVYELQEKLFPDMVSGCFLVMSSHEEEQSLHKIEAALKTHVETDFLTAVNNECVNVCLISDRVMQKETLLTAVRKLHVELGNDLFIGIGRPVESLEKLPSSYHEAYTACFQLKADRKSRYGFIQAENAPEQAGEVIAEICNRIEKGNSEEAVQHFDEKQHLMSEADRETLYIAARTILEAQHVTFPKTSLSSLRSQQDWIAFLKICCMKLNEMYTSNQHISRAKQYIKENFNKTITLEEVAEFVELSPNYLSNLFKQAYGDTFIDFLTKERLNQAKYLLQENSYSLKEISFMVGYNDPNYFSRVFKKHYNLSPRQFQKEIFKK, encoded by the coding sequence ATGCGAATCTTAATTGCAGAAGATGAATTGCTGGAACGAAAAGCGATGAAAAAGTTTATAGAAGTCAACTTTTCAGATATGGAAGTGGTCGGAGAAGCAGCCAATGGACGCCAAGCGATTGAATTGGCTGCAGCCGCCAATCCGGATATCATTTTTATGGACATTAAAATGCCCGGCATTAACGGGCTGGAGGCGATTGAAAAGATCATGGCCACCAACCCGTCTGTCCGGTTTATCCTTGTATCCGCATACGATTCGTTTGATTATGCCAAGCAAGCGATGCGTTATGGGGTTCGTGATTATATTTTAAAGCCGGGGAAGAAGGATGAAATTGTCAAAGCTCTATTGCGCATTAAAAAGGAAATTCAACTGGAGCAGCAGGATGAAATGGAGAAACTGGCGTCACGGCGTTTGAGTAAGGAAAGTTTCTTAATAAAGTTAACAAAGCACCCTGTGGGAGATGAGGTGTATGAGCTTCAGGAAAAATTGTTTCCCGATATGGTGAGCGGGTGTTTTCTGGTGATGTCATCACATGAAGAAGAGCAATCGCTGCACAAAATAGAAGCAGCATTGAAAACACATGTAGAAACAGATTTTTTGACGGCTGTAAACAATGAATGTGTGAACGTCTGTCTGATTTCGGATCGTGTCATGCAAAAGGAAACCCTGTTAACAGCAGTCAGGAAACTTCATGTCGAACTTGGCAATGATCTGTTTATAGGCATTGGCCGTCCTGTTGAGTCATTGGAGAAGCTGCCATCCTCATACCATGAAGCGTATACGGCTTGTTTCCAGCTTAAAGCAGATCGTAAAAGCCGCTACGGGTTTATCCAGGCTGAAAATGCGCCCGAGCAAGCCGGTGAAGTGATTGCTGAAATATGCAACCGAATTGAGAAGGGGAACAGCGAGGAAGCTGTCCAGCATTTTGACGAAAAACAACACCTGATGTCAGAAGCAGATCGAGAAACATTGTACATAGCAGCCAGAACGATTTTAGAAGCACAACATGTGACATTCCCGAAAACATCTCTTTCCAGTCTTCGTTCACAACAGGATTGGATTGCTTTTTTAAAGATTTGCTGTATGAAATTAAATGAGATGTACACGTCCAATCAGCATATATCCCGTGCAAAACAGTATATTAAGGAAAATTTCAATAAGACCATAACCCTGGAAGAAGTGGCTGAATTTGTCGAACTGAGCCCCAATTACTTATCAAACCTGTTTAAACAAGCGTACGGGGATACGTTTATCGACTTTCTGACAAAGGAACGTCTGAACCAAGCTAAATATCTTCTGCAGGAAAATAGCTATTCATTAAAAGAGATCAGTTTTATGGTCGGGTATAATGATCCGAACTATTTCAGTCGGGTGTTTAAGAAGCATTATAACCTTTCTCCTAGACAATTTCAGAAAGAGATCTTTAAAAAGTGA